From one Paenibacillus sp. FSL K6-1330 genomic stretch:
- a CDS encoding MFS transporter, with amino-acid sequence MNNKSRMIVQYTICLGAFLSNLSAGMFNIALVDIARTFDSTIPTAQWIVTAYLLVISILLPVMGKLGDMLGRRKIHNIGYFVFMGGALCCALSPSLNGLISSRILQGVGAAMYQATNMALIVSVFPKEQRGKALGLISTFVAAGSMVGPSLGGILIQWFSWRSNFWLLTAISLIAWLFAQRFIPKDEPEKGVSRLDVPGAALFAISLTGLVTAVNMGAQWGWGSWQVTLLFIVFGAGAAAFIGWCLSSRWERGGKGKLPFMKLDLFRDAGVSVGIIITIITYMAAFSAQLVLPVFLLSELGVEPATAGLIMMGYPLSLIIFSPLSGSLSDKLGTFPLLSAGLLLMTAALIVLGFVSPAYPIFFLILLIVLLGGSMGIITPPNNSLVMGRTSTTDLGLISSILALSRNLGMMFGTAAGGAMLALPSQLAGGLLGFRMIFVLNTVLVVIVYLTMILSFRFARHKETLSS; translated from the coding sequence ATGAATAACAAATCAAGGATGATCGTCCAATATACCATTTGTTTAGGGGCATTTCTGTCCAATCTGTCGGCCGGCATGTTCAACATTGCGCTTGTTGATATAGCCAGAACATTCGATTCCACCATCCCTACGGCACAGTGGATTGTCACCGCCTATTTGCTCGTCATCTCCATACTACTTCCGGTCATGGGAAAGCTGGGGGATATGTTGGGCAGGCGGAAAATCCACAATATCGGCTATTTTGTGTTTATGGGAGGGGCGCTCTGCTGCGCCTTGTCACCTTCATTAAACGGACTGATATCTTCGCGAATTCTGCAAGGCGTAGGAGCGGCCATGTATCAAGCCACCAATATGGCGCTGATCGTCTCGGTATTTCCGAAGGAGCAGCGAGGTAAAGCGCTTGGGCTCATCAGCACGTTTGTTGCTGCAGGCTCGATGGTCGGACCGAGTCTTGGCGGAATACTGATTCAGTGGTTTTCGTGGCGGAGCAATTTCTGGCTGCTGACGGCCATTTCTCTTATTGCATGGTTGTTCGCTCAGCGATTCATTCCGAAGGACGAACCGGAAAAAGGCGTAAGCCGATTGGATGTGCCGGGGGCTGCCTTGTTTGCGATATCCCTAACCGGACTGGTTACGGCCGTGAATATGGGGGCTCAGTGGGGTTGGGGTTCCTGGCAAGTTACGCTGTTGTTCATCGTATTCGGAGCGGGAGCTGCTGCATTCATCGGGTGGTGTCTATCTTCGCGGTGGGAACGAGGAGGGAAGGGGAAACTCCCGTTTATGAAGCTGGATCTGTTTCGGGATGCAGGCGTTAGCGTGGGAATCATCATCACCATCATTACCTATATGGCGGCTTTCTCCGCTCAGCTTGTGCTGCCCGTGTTTTTGCTGAGCGAGCTGGGCGTTGAACCTGCCACGGCAGGGCTGATCATGATGGGATATCCGTTGTCGCTGATCATATTCTCGCCACTGAGCGGGAGCCTGTCGGACAAGTTGGGGACATTTCCGTTATTGTCAGCCGGGCTGCTGCTCATGACAGCAGCGTTAATTGTGCTTGGTTTTGTATCGCCGGCATATCCGATCTTCTTCCTGATTCTGCTTATTGTCCTGCTCGGCGGTTCCATGGGCATCATTACGCCGCCGAACAATTCCCTCGTGATGGGCAGGACATCTACAACGGACCTCGGCCTGATCAGCAGCATTTTGGCACTGTCACGAAATCTGGGGATGATGTTTGGTACGGCGGCGGGTGGTGCCATGCTGGCGCTCCCGAGCCAATTGGCAGGGGGGCTTTTAGGATTTCGCATGATATTTGTGCTGAATACGGTTCTGGTTGTTATTGTCTATTTAACGATGATCCTATCCTTTCGGTTCGCACGACATAAGGAGACATTATCTTCATAG
- a CDS encoding glycoside hydrolase family 125 protein, which translates to MYTLDYFSVLHDLNRTITEGTSAYPKLGHMFKSMLDNTLSSTIKRQPDGTTFVITGDIPAMWLRDSAAQIRPFLVPAGQDEKLADLIEGLVRRQTEFILLDPYANAFNDSPSGQGHQNDRTAMNPWLWERKYEIDSLCYPLQLAYLLWKETGRTSHLDHKFHSAARVILDIWRTEQHHESKSPYYFERFDCPPSDTLPLGGKGTEVAYTGMTWSGFRPSDDACAYGYLIPSNMFAVVVLGYLAEISRDVLRDPELEAEAEKLAGEIRHGIESYGVIEHPEYGKIYAYETDGIGNHLLMDDANVPSLLSIPYLGYTSADDPVYQNTRRFVLSHANPYFYQGTAAAGVGSPHTPDRYIWPIALAIQGLTTTDREEKLRLLRLMADTDAGTGMMHEGFLVDDPARYTRPWFSWANMMFCEMIMDYCGIRVKANDTGGGHRNHHGNH; encoded by the coding sequence ATGTACACGTTGGACTATTTTTCTGTACTGCATGATTTGAACCGCACGATAACCGAAGGCACCTCAGCTTATCCGAAGCTCGGACATATGTTCAAGAGCATGCTGGACAACACGCTGAGTTCGACCATTAAACGACAGCCCGACGGTACCACCTTTGTCATTACCGGCGATATTCCGGCCATGTGGCTGAGGGATTCGGCTGCGCAAATCCGGCCCTTCCTCGTTCCGGCGGGCCAAGACGAGAAGCTGGCCGATTTGATCGAGGGGCTCGTACGCAGGCAAACAGAATTCATCCTGCTTGATCCATACGCCAATGCATTCAATGATTCGCCTTCCGGTCAAGGCCATCAGAACGACCGCACCGCCATGAATCCATGGCTATGGGAGCGCAAATATGAGATCGATTCGTTATGCTATCCCCTTCAGCTTGCTTACCTGTTATGGAAAGAAACCGGCAGGACCTCGCATTTGGATCACAAGTTCCATTCAGCCGCCAGGGTCATTCTGGACATCTGGCGAACCGAGCAGCATCATGAATCGAAATCGCCGTATTACTTCGAACGCTTCGATTGTCCTCCAAGCGACACGCTGCCGCTCGGCGGAAAAGGGACGGAGGTGGCTTATACAGGAATGACCTGGTCCGGCTTCCGCCCGAGCGACGACGCCTGCGCCTACGGATACCTCATTCCGTCCAATATGTTCGCCGTCGTTGTGCTTGGATATCTGGCGGAGATTTCCCGCGATGTCCTGCGCGATCCCGAGTTGGAAGCGGAGGCGGAGAAACTTGCCGGAGAAATCCGTCATGGCATTGAGTCGTACGGCGTTATCGAGCATCCCGAATATGGCAAAATTTATGCCTATGAAACAGACGGGATAGGAAACCATCTGCTGATGGATGACGCCAACGTCCCCAGCCTTTTGTCAATTCCGTATTTGGGTTATACAAGCGCTGATGACCCGGTCTACCAGAATACCCGTAGGTTCGTGCTGAGCCACGCCAATCCGTACTTTTATCAAGGCACTGCCGCCGCAGGCGTCGGTAGCCCCCACACGCCGGATCGTTATATATGGCCGATTGCGCTGGCGATTCAAGGCTTGACGACCACGGATCGGGAAGAGAAACTTCGACTGCTGCGGCTAATGGCCGATACCGATGCAGGCACCGGCATGATGCATGAAGGATTTCTGGTAGACGACCCTGCCCGTTATACCCGCCCATGGTTTTCCTGGGCTAACATGATGTTTTGCGAGATGATTATGGATTACTGCGGCATTCGAGTCAAAGCGAATGATACCGGAGGAGGTCATCGGAATCACCATGGGAACCACTAG
- the sigK gene encoding RNA polymerase sporulation sigma factor SigK — MPGLFTAIALFIKELTLLVSYVKNNAFPQPLTEEEEAKHLKQMAEGDPQSRNKLIEHNLRLVAHIVKKFDNTGEDLEDLISIGTIGLIKAIESFRPNKGTKLATFAARCIENEILMHLRSLKKTRKDVSLHDPIGTDKEGNEITLIDILGTEADDIVDAVQLKIEKSKIYRNLDILDDREKEVVIGRFGLEAGGEERTQREIAKELGISRSYVSRIEKRALMKLYHEFYKQKR; from the coding sequence GTGCCTGGATTGTTTACCGCAATTGCTTTGTTCATAAAAGAGTTGACCCTGCTCGTTTCGTACGTGAAAAACAACGCGTTTCCCCAGCCTCTGACCGAGGAAGAGGAAGCTAAACATCTGAAGCAAATGGCCGAAGGTGATCCTCAATCGCGTAATAAACTAATTGAGCATAATCTTCGGCTGGTTGCGCACATTGTCAAAAAGTTCGATAACACCGGCGAGGATTTGGAAGATTTGATTTCCATCGGGACGATAGGACTCATCAAGGCGATTGAAAGCTTCAGGCCGAACAAAGGCACGAAGCTGGCGACATTTGCTGCCCGTTGTATAGAAAATGAGATACTGATGCATCTTCGTTCCTTGAAGAAGACACGAAAAGACGTATCCCTCCATGATCCGATTGGAACGGACAAAGAGGGGAATGAAATTACATTAATTGACATTTTAGGAACGGAAGCGGATGATATCGTGGATGCCGTGCAGTTAAAGATTGAGAAGAGCAAGATCTACCGGAACCTCGATATATTGGACGACCGGGAGAAGGAAGTTGTTATTGGTCGTTTTGGACTGGAAGCTGGCGGAGAAGAACGGACGCAGCGTGAGATCGCCAAGGAACTCGGCATATCGCGCAGCTATGTATCGCGGATTGAGAAACGTGCGCTGATGAAGCTGTATCATGAGTTTTACAAGCAGAAACGTTAG
- a CDS encoding isochorismatase family protein, whose translation MTGVSTNVCVESTARDGFMLDYHIVLVADACASYSQAAHDKTLENIEGYFGKVSEMAQIIDIWMDQMPEERLRSMSTAQPAIG comes from the coding sequence ATGACGGGAGTCAGCACCAATGTATGCGTGGAATCAACGGCCCGCGACGGGTTTATGCTGGATTATCATATCGTGCTTGTAGCGGATGCTTGCGCATCGTATTCGCAAGCAGCTCATGACAAGACGCTTGAGAATATTGAAGGCTATTTCGGGAAAGTTAGTGAAATGGCGCAGATTATCGATATTTGGATGGATCAAATGCCTGAGGAACGGCTGCGGTCGATGTCGACCGCTCAGCCGGCTATCGGCTAG
- a CDS encoding alpha/beta fold hydrolase — translation MNTIELRKKELGNLYPEPTINEEVLNQFWEEVLKAYNEKPLHIVSLLEATPYPYMEVSKVTYHGYDDTPIHAWYIAPAKHSSDEKKRPCIVTFPGYSGDRGFPERYAHWLMLGYTVLAVDVRGQGGETGNLLPLDSGVVKGWVTQGITDIRRSYYMAVVMDAVRAVDAASQQPGVDPKKIAVVGGSQGGGLSLLAGALNPKVAAIVADIPNMCRMDYGILHSVSSLNEIAQYIKRYPEQLDQILEHLSYFDMLNLAPRIQVPVMVSVGWKDTVCMPETIYAAYNRMKSAKEIRDYPFSGHEVNEHQKREGVLFLERIFNGE, via the coding sequence ATGAATACCATTGAGCTGCGCAAAAAAGAGCTTGGCAACTTGTATCCGGAACCCACAATCAACGAGGAGGTTTTGAATCAATTTTGGGAGGAAGTGTTGAAGGCGTATAACGAAAAGCCGCTTCACATTGTTAGTCTACTGGAAGCGACGCCATATCCTTATATGGAAGTATCCAAGGTCACCTATCATGGTTATGATGATACGCCCATCCATGCTTGGTATATAGCTCCAGCTAAACATTCTTCGGACGAAAAAAAACGACCGTGTATCGTAACCTTTCCGGGTTATTCCGGAGACCGTGGATTTCCAGAGCGGTATGCTCACTGGCTGATGCTGGGTTATACGGTGCTTGCCGTGGATGTCAGGGGACAGGGCGGAGAGACGGGGAATCTCCTTCCATTGGACAGCGGCGTGGTTAAGGGCTGGGTGACGCAGGGGATTACGGATATTCGTCGCTCCTATTACATGGCAGTCGTTATGGATGCTGTTCGAGCGGTGGATGCTGCATCGCAGCAGCCAGGAGTGGATCCGAAAAAAATTGCCGTGGTTGGCGGCAGTCAGGGTGGCGGACTGTCTCTGCTTGCAGGGGCCTTGAATCCGAAGGTTGCGGCCATTGTGGCCGACATTCCCAACATGTGCAGGATGGATTACGGGATTCTGCATTCGGTCAGCTCGCTGAACGAAATCGCCCAATATATCAAGCGCTACCCGGAGCAATTGGATCAAATCCTGGAGCATCTCTCGTATTTTGACATGCTGAATCTGGCGCCGCGAATCCAGGTGCCGGTCATGGTATCCGTCGGCTGGAAGGATACGGTCTGCATGCCTGAAACCATATATGCAGCATACAACCGAATGAAATCGGCAAAAGAAATAAGAGACTATCCGTTCTCCGGCCATGAGGTCAATGAGCACCAGAAGCGGGAGGGCGTCTTGTTCCTGGAACGGATTTTTAACGGGGAATAG
- a CDS encoding sugar ABC transporter substrate-binding protein: MRQGVRKWASGIIALLLFSSLLAACGDNSGGGSGSASPGNTPSGEDNAGSKKPVEVTMITWESAAMNEKIMASMKKFEEDNPDIKVKLIPTPLDNYGVKINGMITAKKAPDIFMTGNDMLLDNAGKGLLYDWTELATQDKAFMEGFYDGVVDSWYYEGKLVGLPGLLNTYGIFYNKKSFQDAGLPEPKIGWTYDEFFTAMEKLSSNQGGVQQFGYYAPLDPFHVSLYSVSASGAPFADAIINPTKVEISDPFREGVEKYKSAIANGYMNPPTFDLTNAMSSFKQGKVPMTLQGQWVADDLIRTAPKELEWGYVPMPVVNSQTEIYDAVGWSSPATLKNPEAVWKVLKYLDSKMYEEVLPSTPVAPAAYQASSAAYYEALKAAGHPEVGEGLDHILKSQNTQPVRFLSTWAGKAYPFIEASWKNILMGKAPITELDVMAEKINKVITTGK, translated from the coding sequence ATGAGACAGGGTGTTAGAAAGTGGGCCAGTGGAATCATCGCTTTACTGTTATTTTCAAGTCTGCTAGCCGCTTGCGGCGACAACAGCGGCGGAGGCTCCGGTTCGGCGAGTCCCGGGAACACACCATCCGGAGAAGATAACGCCGGGTCCAAGAAACCCGTCGAAGTCACGATGATTACTTGGGAGTCGGCGGCCATGAACGAAAAAATCATGGCATCCATGAAAAAATTCGAAGAGGATAACCCTGACATCAAAGTGAAGCTCATCCCTACTCCATTGGACAATTACGGTGTCAAGATTAACGGAATGATCACGGCGAAGAAAGCACCCGACATCTTCATGACCGGTAACGACATGCTGCTCGATAATGCCGGCAAAGGACTTCTCTATGACTGGACGGAGCTTGCAACACAGGACAAAGCGTTCATGGAGGGCTTTTACGACGGCGTGGTAGACAGCTGGTACTATGAAGGCAAGTTGGTCGGATTGCCGGGCCTCTTGAACACATACGGCATTTTTTACAATAAAAAATCATTCCAGGATGCAGGCCTTCCGGAACCGAAGATTGGCTGGACCTATGATGAATTCTTCACGGCGATGGAAAAACTTTCGAGCAATCAGGGCGGCGTGCAGCAATTTGGTTATTACGCTCCCCTTGACCCCTTCCACGTCTCTCTCTATTCGGTATCCGCAAGCGGCGCTCCCTTCGCTGATGCCATCATTAATCCAACAAAGGTGGAAATCAGTGACCCGTTCAGAGAGGGAGTCGAAAAATATAAATCCGCCATTGCAAACGGTTACATGAATCCCCCTACCTTTGACTTAACGAATGCCATGAGTTCGTTCAAGCAAGGTAAAGTCCCGATGACCCTGCAGGGGCAATGGGTAGCCGATGACTTGATCCGTACGGCTCCGAAGGAATTGGAGTGGGGTTACGTGCCGATGCCGGTGGTAAACAGCCAGACCGAGATTTATGATGCTGTCGGCTGGTCCAGTCCGGCAACGCTCAAAAATCCGGAAGCGGTATGGAAAGTGCTCAAGTACCTGGATTCCAAAATGTACGAGGAAGTCCTCCCTTCAACCCCGGTGGCTCCTGCAGCCTATCAAGCATCTTCCGCAGCTTATTACGAAGCGCTGAAAGCGGCCGGACATCCTGAAGTGGGCGAAGGCCTTGATCATATTCTGAAATCCCAGAATACGCAGCCGGTTCGTTTCCTGTCGACATGGGCAGGCAAAGCGTACCCGTTCATCGAAGCATCATGGAAAAACATTCTGATGGGCAAAGCCCCGATCACCGAACTGGATGTGATGGCCGAAAAAATCAACAAAGTGATTACGACCGGCAAGTAG
- a CDS encoding sugar ABC transporter permease, with product MGTTRKLRGWVIGYLFILPSIIGFSIFVAYPLLSSMYYAMTEWSGYDSPRFVGFENFRYLFTEDPAFWPSIRATFYFVMLSVPLSLILGLLLAMMLNKNLAGIKWFRTIFYLPVVVPSIATLTLWQFIYEPQYGLANSLLREFGLPPGTWLTSETTALPSIVLIGLWQVGSSVIIFLSGLQSVPQEMYEAAEVDGASRWRMSLNITLPMITPILFLQLILGIIGAFQAFNQVQVLTGGGPNFSTSLLNYKIYTDAFNGRMFGYAIAEVWVLFVIIMIFTVISYRYSNRFVYYESDK from the coding sequence ATGGGAACCACTAGGAAGCTTCGCGGCTGGGTCATCGGATATCTGTTCATTTTACCGTCCATTATCGGCTTCAGCATTTTTGTCGCCTACCCCCTGTTGTCCTCCATGTATTACGCCATGACAGAATGGAGCGGCTACGATTCTCCACGTTTTGTCGGCTTTGAGAACTTTAGATACCTGTTCACCGAGGATCCGGCTTTTTGGCCTTCGATCCGGGCAACGTTTTACTTCGTGATGCTGAGTGTTCCTTTATCACTGATTCTAGGCTTGTTATTGGCCATGATGCTAAACAAAAACTTGGCAGGCATCAAATGGTTCCGTACGATCTTTTATCTTCCCGTTGTTGTTCCCTCCATCGCCACGCTCACGTTGTGGCAATTTATTTATGAGCCGCAATACGGTCTGGCAAATTCACTGCTAAGAGAGTTCGGACTGCCACCGGGCACTTGGTTGACCAGTGAAACGACAGCGCTTCCATCGATCGTGTTAATCGGTTTATGGCAAGTCGGATCCAGTGTCATCATTTTTCTGAGCGGTCTGCAGTCGGTTCCCCAGGAAATGTATGAAGCGGCGGAAGTCGACGGCGCCTCCAGGTGGCGGATGTCGCTTAACATTACGCTGCCCATGATCACCCCGATCCTGTTCCTGCAGCTTATACTCGGCATCATCGGCGCATTCCAGGCGTTTAACCAGGTTCAGGTGTTGACCGGAGGCGGCCCGAACTTTTCCACCTCCCTGCTGAATTACAAAATCTATACTGACGCCTTCAATGGAAGAATGTTTGGTTATGCAATCGCAGAAGTGTGGGTACTGTTCGTCATCATCATGATCTTTACCGTAATTTCTTATCGGTACTCCAACCGGTTCGTTTATTACGAAAGCGACAAATAA
- a CDS encoding carbohydrate ABC transporter permease yields the protein MQTEVRPKGNLNAADIRVKRRVRFNWIDAFRFVLLAIGAIAMLFPLLWMVTIALKSNNDVFKIPPEWFPREFHWSNFVTGTKEINFWQTFGNSLFIAITCTIGQIISSVLVGYGLARLKFPGRKLWFSLFVGSLMLPGFVGMIPMFNLYTSIGWYDSWLPIIVPAFFGNATFSFLFVQYIKTISVSFDEAAKIDGASDLYVLLKVLVPMSMPVIMTMVIFAFQGAWNQYLEPLLYIIDPSKWTLSLAMATYTGTYATAWNLFMAADLIYILPMLLLFFFGQKFFMQGLGSMNSAGLK from the coding sequence ATGCAAACGGAAGTACGGCCCAAAGGAAATCTGAATGCAGCGGACATACGCGTTAAGCGAAGAGTACGGTTTAATTGGATTGATGCCTTTCGTTTTGTCCTATTGGCTATCGGCGCCATTGCGATGCTGTTCCCCCTCTTGTGGATGGTTACCATTGCGCTGAAGAGCAACAATGACGTGTTCAAAATTCCGCCCGAATGGTTTCCGCGGGAGTTTCATTGGTCCAATTTTGTAACCGGTACGAAGGAAATCAACTTTTGGCAAACGTTTGGCAACTCCCTGTTTATCGCGATTACCTGCACGATCGGGCAGATTATAAGCTCGGTGCTGGTGGGCTACGGGCTGGCACGGCTAAAGTTCCCGGGACGAAAGCTGTGGTTCTCGCTTTTTGTAGGGAGCCTTATGCTTCCCGGATTTGTCGGCATGATCCCTATGTTTAACCTGTACACCAGCATCGGATGGTACGATTCCTGGCTGCCGATCATCGTGCCCGCCTTTTTTGGAAACGCCACGTTCTCGTTCCTGTTTGTACAGTATATAAAAACAATCTCCGTTTCATTTGACGAGGCTGCCAAAATAGACGGAGCATCGGACCTTTATGTGCTGCTCAAGGTATTGGTGCCGATGTCCATGCCGGTCATCATGACCATGGTAATATTTGCGTTCCAAGGGGCATGGAATCAATATTTGGAACCTTTGCTCTATATTATCGACCCAAGCAAATGGACGCTGTCACTGGCGATGGCAACCTATACGGGCACCTATGCGACAGCCTGGAATCTGTTTATGGCCGCGGATTTAATTTATATCCTGCCGATGCTGCTGCTCTTCTTCTTTGGGCAGAAGTTTTTTATGCAAGGGCTTGGCTCCATGAATTCCGCGGGTTTAAAGTAA
- a CDS encoding DUF2294 domain-containing protein: MMTAGELKQDLLRVYNAINKKIFNVGVKQQKVDFVGNKIIIGSRNSRVPVLKLLDENYPLSTRQLDHLLFQVFKQEIKASLEQQFQFKIISILKDYDAETEFSGTIVFLEKDVEAYLNDMPSCSAGSKSQVFSTEAYASDVRFFKTL; the protein is encoded by the coding sequence ATGATGACAGCAGGCGAACTCAAACAGGATCTTTTGAGGGTTTACAACGCGATAAATAAGAAAATATTTAACGTGGGTGTAAAGCAGCAAAAAGTCGATTTCGTTGGCAACAAAATCATCATTGGATCGAGAAATAGTAGAGTCCCCGTCCTCAAACTGCTGGATGAGAATTACCCCCTCTCTACCCGGCAGTTGGACCACCTTTTATTCCAGGTGTTCAAGCAGGAGATTAAAGCTTCCCTGGAACAGCAGTTTCAATTTAAAATCATCTCCATTCTTAAAGACTATGATGCAGAGACCGAGTTTTCCGGTACCATCGTGTTTTTGGAGAAGGATGTAGAAGCATATCTGAACGACATGCCCTCTTGTAGTGCGGGTTCAAAAAGTCAGGTATTCAGCACCGAAGCTTATGCTTCCGATGTGCGTTTTTTCAAAACGCTTTAG
- a CDS encoding M42 family metallopeptidase, with the protein MNESTLELFRTLTEFPAAPGFERELRSWLKNTLSPYTDEFVQDRLGSLFAVLRGNDEGPKVMVAGHMDEVGFMVTGITEAGMVRFQPLGGWWSQAVLAQRLQIITDNGPVVGVVGSIPTHLLDEAQRSKPVDIKTMYIDIGADNKAEAEAFGIRPGLQVVPICEFTPLANPKKIMAKAWDNRYGVGLAIELVQALHGEKLPNTVYAGATVQEELGLRGARTSANLIQPDIFFGLDASAANDMMGDKSQFGQLGQGALLRIFDPTMLTHRGMVEYVQDTAETNKIKYQYFVSPGGTDAGQVHLSGIGVPSTIIGICSRYIHTSSSIIHTDDYEAAKELLIKLVKGLDRTTLQTILDRA; encoded by the coding sequence ATGAATGAATCAACACTGGAATTATTTCGTACTTTGACGGAATTCCCGGCTGCACCGGGCTTTGAGAGGGAACTTCGTTCCTGGTTGAAGAATACCCTCTCTCCATATACAGATGAGTTCGTGCAGGATCGGCTGGGCAGTCTGTTCGCCGTTCTTCGCGGTAACGATGAAGGTCCAAAAGTCATGGTGGCCGGTCACATGGATGAAGTCGGATTCATGGTAACCGGCATTACCGAAGCGGGTATGGTCCGTTTTCAGCCGCTCGGCGGCTGGTGGAGTCAGGCCGTGCTTGCTCAGCGCCTGCAAATTATTACAGACAACGGTCCTGTCGTCGGGGTTGTCGGCTCCATTCCTACACACCTGCTGGATGAAGCGCAGCGCAGCAAGCCGGTCGACATCAAGACCATGTATATCGATATCGGTGCCGACAACAAGGCGGAAGCCGAAGCGTTCGGCATTCGTCCCGGATTGCAGGTGGTTCCGATCTGTGAATTTACGCCGCTCGCCAATCCGAAAAAAATCATGGCCAAAGCATGGGATAACCGCTATGGCGTCGGCCTGGCGATCGAGCTAGTCCAGGCGCTCCATGGCGAGAAGCTGCCTAACACCGTTTACGCCGGTGCAACCGTCCAGGAAGAGCTCGGACTGCGTGGAGCACGTACTTCGGCCAACCTGATTCAACCGGATATTTTCTTCGGATTGGATGCCAGCGCGGCGAACGACATGATGGGGGACAAGAGCCAGTTCGGCCAATTGGGTCAAGGCGCACTGCTTCGCATCTTCGATCCGACGATGCTGACTCACCGCGGAATGGTAGAATACGTTCAAGATACGGCGGAGACCAACAAAATCAAATACCAATACTTTGTCTCACCGGGCGGCACGGACGCAGGCCAAGTGCATCTTAGCGGCATCGGCGTTCCGTCCACCATCATCGGGATTTGCTCCCGCTATATTCACACATCTTCGTCCATCATCCACACGGACGACTATGAAGCTGCTAAAGAACTTCTGATCAAGCTCGTAAAAGGTTTGGATCGCACGACACTCCAGACGATTCTGGACCGGGCGTAA
- a CDS encoding sugar phosphate isomerase/epimerase family protein — translation MLQGLTSAGLGKLESDLQFIELAAKYDFQCVDIDAKGLVDRLGVGAAADMLQSRQLEVGAIGLPVEWRGSDEQFLSGLEKLPAAAAAAKAFGCTRCCTYILPSTDAPAAHFMTLATTRLRACANILGAYGIRLALEFVGPHHLRTQWKNPFIWTVQETLDWIDAIGEPNVGLLYDAYHWYTNEMTVSDIRQLRAEQIVHVHINDAKDIPVRDVLDNDRLYPGEGVINLPGFLQALNDIGYAGPVTQEILTPSTPTGTPEELIAKSRRAFDSVFGAAGL, via the coding sequence ATGCTGCAAGGTTTAACAAGCGCAGGACTCGGAAAACTTGAAAGCGATTTACAGTTTATCGAACTCGCGGCCAAATATGATTTCCAATGCGTCGATATCGATGCCAAAGGTCTTGTAGATCGCCTAGGCGTGGGAGCGGCAGCCGATATGCTGCAATCCCGCCAACTGGAAGTTGGGGCAATCGGTCTTCCCGTGGAATGGAGAGGATCGGACGAGCAGTTCCTAAGCGGACTCGAGAAACTGCCTGCTGCAGCGGCAGCTGCCAAGGCCTTCGGCTGCACTCGCTGCTGTACATACATTCTTCCTTCCACTGATGCACCCGCAGCTCATTTCATGACGCTGGCCACCACAAGGCTGCGGGCTTGCGCCAACATTTTGGGGGCATATGGAATTCGATTGGCCCTGGAGTTTGTAGGACCACATCATCTGCGCACCCAATGGAAGAACCCGTTTATCTGGACAGTACAAGAAACATTGGATTGGATCGATGCCATCGGGGAACCGAATGTCGGGCTGCTATATGATGCCTATCACTGGTACACCAATGAGATGACGGTTTCGGATATCCGGCAGCTGCGGGCTGAACAAATCGTTCATGTCCACATTAACGATGCCAAGGACATACCCGTGAGGGATGTTCTCGATAATGATCGGCTTTATCCGGGTGAAGGCGTAATTAATCTTCCGGGGTTCCTTCAGGCTCTGAACGATATCGGCTATGCAGGCCCAGTTACACAAGAAATATTGACACCTTCCACGCCGACCGGGACTCCTGAGGAATTGATCGCTAAATCACGGCGAGCCTTTGACAGCGTATTCGGTGCTGCAGGATTATAG